Proteins from a single region of Aureibacter tunicatorum:
- a CDS encoding amylo-alpha-1,6-glucosidase, translating to MEKLMKRLWSTLLIGFIVISQLNAAEVGEKIRVGFIKEATEDQSSKGEIEAAMRLLGDFGQVEVKELPSAKLLKSKNILKDIDVVWYHRPDTGDISKMEKRLAKPIQSYVKNGGKLLLTLDAVRLLNEWKIEETPVQVQSTEVKDHGFGRKLGFHAYRSHPLFNGLNGGAYIWHSKEDHQVRKVGFFDKSLPQATEAKVVAIDWAYIHYHESSKLIWETPYGDGKILAVGAYMYFEPDNFSPKRLSMFTENCLRYLNGEFEGQTAMYWDYTPRKVAQRKVDADLKPIAQAQKWNMPTPVKEIKHQAIDGNFWDISGRRMFFFAKEKGGIEEVWTHPVMSLRDLYTSVYIGGEKIKLEDLKPNLITRPEALIREYIIGDVVLKEIITLSVEQEAGVVHYEWEGNIDQLETSFLSNLRYMWPYSSNATGNLYFDWNDESNALWITDPTQDLNTLIGFSQQPAQKELLHVEGIVEKDEDKKLEGVFVFDTKNTDAFEILIAAGSEGVEKTQQVYQSIAQNTNNLLASSNQYYHDLLAQMTNIKTPLEKFNDGYDWTIMRTDQFFVETPNIGKSLFAGYSGTRFGWNGNHKVNGRPGYAWYFGRDAIWSSFAINAYGNHAQVKDVLSTFIQWQNLDGKIYHELSSSGSVHYDAADATPMFINLAANYLKHSGDIEYVSEIWPSISKAIEFCLSTDTNRDHLIENTNVGHAWIEGGSLLGTHTTMYLAGMWAGTLKDAEYLSEAMGETVKSEFYNKEAKIVSNILNNQYWNPETDFYNFGKDKDGKFNPEKTIMPAVGIYYGQMNPQKAWQTTKEYSSNQFSSDWGVRILRKDSDLYNPRAYHYGSVWPLFTGWAALAEYKTLRGTQGFTHVMNNLNIYTGWTQGAILEVVHGEEYKPMGVTRHQCWSGTMILQPVMDGMLGFSPDALNNRMALTPQLPWDWNSLEVTKLHVGEQHLDVKMNKSRQEISYDFTSSQAGVVLDFSTVLPLATAVDGVFVNGKSHSFELDDKNENIMLSLESLKLNARDQIVIKYRGGIGVLPITEAAEKGAVSDKVKYIEELLDGDQYSLGLEGVSGKTDQITLYCNQEVTGLKGAKLLSHQDDKLILEVDFPESDMNYVYKEISVSINNQSMVSLK from the coding sequence ATGGAAAAGTTAATGAAACGACTATGGTCAACCCTGCTTATTGGCTTTATCGTAATAAGCCAACTCAATGCGGCGGAAGTCGGTGAAAAGATAAGAGTAGGATTTATTAAAGAAGCTACGGAAGATCAATCTTCAAAAGGAGAAATTGAAGCGGCAATGAGGCTTTTGGGTGACTTTGGACAAGTGGAAGTCAAAGAGTTGCCTTCAGCAAAGCTATTGAAGTCAAAAAATATATTGAAGGATATTGATGTTGTTTGGTATCATAGACCTGATACAGGTGACATTAGCAAAATGGAAAAGCGTTTGGCTAAGCCTATCCAGTCTTATGTGAAAAATGGAGGTAAGCTTTTGCTTACTCTCGATGCAGTAAGGTTGCTCAATGAGTGGAAAATAGAAGAAACCCCTGTGCAAGTACAGAGTACAGAAGTAAAAGATCATGGTTTTGGACGAAAATTGGGATTTCATGCTTATCGTTCTCATCCATTGTTCAATGGGTTGAACGGTGGCGCGTATATTTGGCATAGTAAAGAAGATCATCAGGTGAGAAAAGTTGGCTTTTTTGACAAATCATTGCCCCAAGCGACTGAAGCTAAAGTAGTCGCTATTGATTGGGCGTATATTCATTATCATGAAAGTTCGAAACTGATATGGGAGACTCCTTATGGAGATGGAAAAATATTGGCTGTAGGTGCATATATGTATTTTGAACCAGATAATTTTAGTCCTAAAAGATTGTCAATGTTCACTGAGAATTGTCTTAGATATTTGAATGGTGAATTTGAAGGCCAAACAGCAATGTATTGGGATTATACACCAAGAAAGGTAGCGCAACGAAAGGTAGATGCTGATTTGAAACCTATTGCTCAGGCTCAAAAATGGAATATGCCAACTCCTGTGAAAGAAATCAAGCATCAAGCGATAGATGGAAATTTTTGGGATATTTCGGGGCGAAGAATGTTTTTCTTCGCAAAAGAAAAAGGAGGTATAGAGGAAGTTTGGACTCATCCAGTAATGTCATTGAGGGATTTGTACACTTCAGTTTATATCGGAGGTGAAAAGATTAAGTTGGAAGATTTGAAACCTAACTTGATTACTCGCCCTGAAGCTCTGATAAGAGAGTATATAATTGGAGATGTTGTATTGAAAGAAATAATTACATTGAGTGTAGAGCAAGAAGCAGGAGTCGTTCATTATGAGTGGGAAGGCAATATTGATCAGTTAGAAACTTCATTTTTAAGCAATTTGAGATATATGTGGCCTTATTCCTCCAATGCTACAGGCAACTTATACTTTGATTGGAATGATGAGTCAAATGCGTTGTGGATTACAGATCCTACACAAGATCTAAACACATTGATAGGATTCAGCCAGCAGCCTGCGCAAAAAGAACTATTGCATGTGGAAGGTATTGTTGAAAAAGACGAAGACAAAAAGTTGGAAGGAGTATTCGTATTTGATACTAAGAATACAGATGCTTTTGAGATACTTATCGCCGCAGGTTCTGAAGGGGTGGAAAAGACTCAACAAGTGTATCAGTCTATTGCTCAAAATACAAATAATCTATTGGCTTCCTCAAATCAGTATTATCATGATTTGTTAGCTCAAATGACCAATATAAAAACGCCTTTGGAGAAGTTTAATGATGGATATGATTGGACAATTATGAGAACAGATCAGTTCTTTGTCGAAACGCCGAATATAGGGAAGTCTCTCTTTGCGGGATATTCCGGGACTCGCTTTGGTTGGAATGGAAATCATAAGGTAAATGGTCGTCCGGGGTATGCTTGGTATTTTGGAAGAGATGCGATTTGGAGTAGTTTTGCAATAAATGCATATGGTAATCACGCTCAGGTAAAAGACGTGTTGAGCACATTCATTCAATGGCAAAATCTAGACGGTAAGATTTACCATGAACTATCAAGCAGTGGTTCGGTTCATTACGACGCAGCAGATGCAACGCCTATGTTTATCAACTTGGCCGCTAATTATCTTAAGCATTCAGGTGATATTGAGTATGTGAGTGAAATATGGCCGTCAATAAGCAAAGCCATAGAGTTTTGTCTGAGCACTGATACAAACCGAGATCATTTGATTGAAAATACGAATGTAGGACATGCTTGGATCGAAGGAGGAAGTCTATTGGGAACGCACACAACAATGTACTTGGCTGGTATGTGGGCCGGCACATTGAAAGATGCTGAGTATCTTTCCGAGGCTATGGGGGAAACAGTTAAAAGCGAATTTTATAATAAAGAAGCTAAGATTGTTTCTAATATTCTTAATAACCAATACTGGAATCCTGAGACTGATTTTTACAATTTTGGTAAAGATAAGGACGGCAAGTTCAATCCGGAAAAGACAATAATGCCGGCGGTTGGAATCTATTATGGGCAGATGAATCCACAAAAAGCATGGCAGACAACCAAGGAGTATTCTTCTAATCAATTTTCTTCAGATTGGGGTGTGAGAATTCTTAGAAAAGACAGCGACCTTTATAATCCAAGAGCTTATCATTATGGAAGTGTGTGGCCTTTATTCACGGGTTGGGCGGCATTGGCTGAGTATAAGACATTGAGAGGAACACAAGGCTTCACTCATGTGATGAATAATCTGAATATCTATACAGGTTGGACTCAAGGAGCAATATTGGAAGTAGTTCATGGCGAAGAATACAAGCCGATGGGAGTAACTCGTCATCAATGTTGGTCTGGAACTATGATTTTACAACCTGTGATGGATGGCATGCTGGGCTTCTCTCCTGATGCATTGAATAACCGTATGGCTTTGACTCCTCAGTTGCCTTGGGATTGGAATTCATTAGAGGTTACAAAACTTCATGTGGGTGAGCAGCATCTTGATGTGAAGATGAATAAGAGTAGGCAAGAGATAAGCTATGATTTCACTTCCTCTCAGGCGGGAGTGGTATTAGACTTTTCTACCGTCTTGCCTTTAGCAACAGCGGTTGATGGTGTATTTGTAAATGGCAAATCGCACTCTTTTGAATTGGATGATAAGAATGAAAACATCATGTTAAGTCTGGAGTCTTTGAAGTTGAATGCTCGGGATCAAATAGTGATCAAATATAGAGGAGGCATAGGTGTCTTGCCGATTACAGAAGCCGCTGAAAAAGGAGCTGTTTCTGACAAAGTGAAGTATATTGAAGAACTATTGGATGGAGACCAATATTCATTAGGCTTGGAAGGTGTTTCGGGTAAGACTGATCAAATTACATTGTATTGCAATCAAGAAGTAACAGGTCTTAAAGGTGCCAAGTTGTTGAGTCATCAGGATGATAAATTGATATTGGAGGTGGACTTTCCAGAATCGGACATGAACTATGTTTATAAAGAAATTAGCGTTTCTATCAATAACCAGTCGATGGTTTCATTAAAATAA
- a CDS encoding sigma-70 family RNA polymerase sigma factor, with translation MDNKYKQENNNLWQKCKSGNKSAFQEIYYQCINDLFAYGCAILPDEDVVKEQIQELFIYIWDKKDHLNITDIKPYLIKSLKRKLYKYCKGNKNYTLDIDYLEANANELVEDANELVEDPNDIDYHEMEIKRDALHKLIESLPTKQKEIIYLRYFTGLKPHEIADIMEINAQSVYNLLSRSLKNIEKKLTNKNHINE, from the coding sequence ATGGACAATAAATACAAACAAGAAAATAACAACCTCTGGCAAAAATGTAAATCCGGCAATAAAAGTGCTTTTCAAGAAATTTACTATCAATGCATAAATGACCTGTTCGCATATGGTTGCGCAATCCTACCCGATGAAGATGTAGTAAAAGAACAAATACAAGAACTATTCATCTATATCTGGGATAAAAAAGACCACCTCAACATAACAGATATAAAACCATATCTTATCAAATCTCTCAAAAGAAAACTATACAAGTATTGCAAAGGAAATAAAAACTACACTCTCGATATTGACTACTTAGAAGCTAACGCCAATGAGCTCGTCGAAGACGCCAATGAGCTCGTCGAAGACCCCAATGATATTGATTACCATGAGATGGAAATAAAACGAGATGCATTGCACAAACTCATTGAATCTCTGCCTACCAAGCAAAAAGAAATCATATACCTAAGGTACTTCACAGGACTTAAACCTCATGAAATCGCGGATATTATGGAAATAAATGCTCAATCTGTGTATAACCTTTTAAGCCGTTCACTTAAAAATATTGAAAAAAAATTAACAAATAAAAATCATATAAATGAATAA
- a CDS encoding glycoside hydrolase family 172 protein, producing the protein MKRFFNFGLVLSTIIFISWGCQKAQPTVNVFAPMDPFLLEHGKMVQLSSYDTTGGNNDRINIHEGKTVEIANIDGPGVIKRMWFTTDSRDPYYLRRILLRFYWDDETEPSVEVPFGDFFGCGFEYKHHMAEYVGMSSGGYYSYFPMPFNKNARIEVVNQTGEEIFAFYYHINYFELDEKLPDDTEYFHAQWKRDIRTDYDDNFVALDAEGKGKFVGLSFNGEPYDNSLFYLEGDEMIYVDGEDFPSTYGTGWEDYFTGGWYFQEGPFDGPYHGVVVLDKENGRVTAYRHHIPDPIPFKESIKVTMEHGHANEQKVDWSTTVFWYQQEPHKPMEPIKKASLRIPLRRKVPNEAVDFFAYKLEGAAHKVVDMSNYGPDWFNMQQIEVDGGNGAEFHVTIPEAYEKAYNIDLYTTKGPDYGNVEIYHKGKKIGAFNGYHDEVFPAEIVSLEKLVPENQEIKLTFKVVGAHPKSKGFKMGLDAAVFEPERVYIPEWYMIGPFPNPRDNDYLRYGLDKVYEPEKEFDLSKTYVGIDDQELSWFKVDGRPGGYAMELWKLFDPTDFIITYAVTHVYSPEDQELPLLFSCDDGGKVFLNDDEIFRFLDVNIAKPDQHEINLKLKKGWNKLMVKAENNFGGFCFYARIIDKKGNLKYSVDK; encoded by the coding sequence ATGAAACGATTTTTTAATTTTGGATTAGTATTATCCACCATCATTTTTATAAGTTGGGGATGTCAGAAAGCTCAACCAACTGTTAACGTTTTTGCGCCAATGGATCCGTTTTTATTGGAACATGGCAAAATGGTGCAATTGTCTAGTTATGACACTACTGGCGGAAACAATGACAGAATAAATATTCACGAGGGTAAAACGGTTGAGATCGCGAATATCGATGGTCCCGGAGTGATTAAGAGAATGTGGTTTACGACTGACTCAAGAGATCCGTATTATCTAAGAAGAATTTTGCTTAGATTTTATTGGGATGATGAGACCGAGCCGTCAGTTGAAGTGCCTTTTGGAGATTTCTTTGGTTGCGGGTTTGAATATAAGCATCATATGGCGGAGTATGTCGGCATGTCGAGCGGAGGATATTATAGTTACTTTCCTATGCCGTTTAATAAAAATGCTAGAATTGAAGTAGTGAACCAAACAGGTGAAGAGATATTCGCATTTTATTACCATATCAATTATTTCGAATTGGATGAAAAACTGCCGGATGATACAGAGTATTTCCATGCCCAGTGGAAAAGGGATATCCGAACAGATTATGACGACAATTTTGTAGCTTTGGATGCTGAAGGAAAAGGAAAGTTTGTTGGTTTGAGTTTTAACGGAGAGCCGTATGATAATAGTTTATTTTATCTGGAAGGAGATGAGATGATATATGTGGATGGAGAAGATTTTCCTTCGACATATGGCACAGGATGGGAAGATTATTTTACTGGTGGTTGGTATTTCCAAGAAGGCCCTTTTGATGGACCGTACCACGGAGTGGTAGTGCTTGATAAGGAAAATGGAAGAGTCACCGCTTATAGGCATCATATTCCGGACCCAATACCGTTTAAAGAATCTATCAAGGTAACAATGGAGCATGGGCATGCTAACGAACAGAAAGTGGACTGGAGTACAACAGTGTTTTGGTATCAGCAAGAACCTCATAAGCCGATGGAACCGATAAAGAAAGCTTCACTGAGAATACCTCTAAGAAGAAAAGTTCCAAATGAAGCTGTTGATTTTTTTGCATATAAGTTGGAAGGTGCCGCGCATAAAGTAGTAGATATGTCGAATTATGGTCCTGATTGGTTTAATATGCAACAGATAGAGGTTGATGGAGGTAATGGCGCCGAATTTCATGTTACGATTCCCGAAGCTTATGAAAAAGCGTACAACATCGATTTATATACAACTAAAGGTCCAGATTACGGGAATGTTGAGATTTACCATAAAGGCAAAAAAATAGGTGCATTCAATGGGTATCACGATGAAGTATTTCCCGCTGAGATAGTGTCTTTGGAAAAGCTAGTGCCTGAAAATCAGGAAATCAAATTGACTTTTAAAGTTGTAGGAGCTCATCCAAAGTCAAAAGGGTTTAAAATGGGCTTGGACGCGGCAGTATTTGAGCCTGAGAGAGTCTATATTCCAGAATGGTACATGATAGGTCCATTTCCTAATCCACGAGATAATGACTATTTGAGATACGGTTTGGATAAAGTATATGAGCCAGAGAAAGAATTTGACTTGAGCAAGACTTATGTTGGAATTGATGATCAAGAATTGTCTTGGTTCAAAGTAGATGGAAGGCCGGGAGGATATGCAATGGAGCTTTGGAAGCTATTTGACCCTACAGACTTTATTATCACTTATGCTGTGACCCATGTTTATTCTCCTGAGGATCAAGAATTACCGTTATTATTCAGTTGTGATGATGGAGGAAAGGTATTCTTGAATGATGATGAGATTTTTAGATTTTTGGATGTGAACATAGCTAAGCCGGATCAACATGAAATCAATTTGAAATTGAAAAAAGGTTGGAATAAGTTGATGGTTAAAGCCGAAAATAATTTTGGAGGTTTTTGTTTCTATGCTCGAATAATCGATAAGAAAGGCAATTTGAAATATAGTGTGGATAAGTAA
- a CDS encoding ribulokinase, whose amino-acid sequence MIYTIGVDFGSNSVRLALVDYYSGDLILTESQEYQQGCKGVFASEFDDLVARQDATDYLNSLIMAFNALHDVARDKGISLLNIKSMSIDATGSTPIPITRQMVPLSSLEVFRENLNAKAWMWKDHSSEEEAKRITDVIREYASEYLKLCGGKYSSEWFWAKILHCRNVDLLVFDLAYTWVEFSDFVPAVLSGVADAQQIKRNACAAGHKGLFDAALGGFPSKKVIETIDPHLVRILDSLPDQVYNVSEVIGTLSEHWAKSLGLSTEVMITAGALDAHVGAIGSGVNQQSLVRVVGTSTCDIIIGGKEIGLIEGVSGIAQDSVIPGYVGIEGGQSAVGDLFKWFVEGVLGKQADYHAALCDKAAKLEVGESGLVALDWNNGNRNILLDAHLSGLILGQSLFTQDYEIYRALLEGSAFGALKIIDQIQNAGVPIKKIICTGGIPQKNSLLMQIYADVFDRPVYVPDMEENVAYGAAIIAAAAIKDNEGRSRSILQIQETYLGQSQMVYYPIKTNVESYKRLYGLYTQLHDAFGREGIPHDMFGVMKELIKLKNSVKKSRQ is encoded by the coding sequence ATGATATATACAATAGGTGTAGACTTTGGGTCAAATTCAGTTAGATTGGCATTGGTTGATTATTATTCAGGAGATTTAATCTTGACCGAGTCTCAAGAGTATCAACAAGGCTGTAAAGGTGTGTTTGCATCGGAGTTTGATGATTTGGTGGCTAGGCAAGATGCTACCGACTATTTGAACTCCCTTATTATGGCTTTCAATGCTCTTCATGATGTCGCTAGGGATAAGGGCATCTCGTTGTTGAACATTAAAAGCATGAGCATCGATGCGACAGGTTCAACACCTATTCCTATTACTAGGCAGATGGTTCCGTTGTCTTCGTTGGAGGTATTTAGAGAGAATTTGAATGCCAAAGCTTGGATGTGGAAAGATCATAGCTCTGAAGAAGAAGCAAAGAGAATTACTGATGTGATAAGAGAATATGCTTCCGAATACCTTAAATTGTGTGGAGGCAAATATTCTTCAGAGTGGTTTTGGGCAAAAATACTTCATTGTCGAAATGTGGATCTATTGGTATTTGATTTAGCATATACCTGGGTCGAGTTTAGTGATTTTGTGCCTGCTGTATTGAGCGGTGTTGCAGATGCTCAACAGATTAAACGCAATGCTTGCGCCGCAGGTCATAAAGGTTTATTTGATGCGGCTTTGGGAGGATTTCCATCCAAGAAGGTGATAGAGACAATTGATCCGCATTTAGTTAGAATATTAGATTCATTGCCTGACCAAGTATATAATGTAAGCGAGGTTATAGGAACGCTGTCGGAGCATTGGGCAAAGTCATTAGGCTTATCCACTGAGGTGATGATTACAGCTGGTGCTTTGGACGCTCATGTGGGGGCGATAGGTTCAGGTGTAAATCAGCAAAGTTTGGTTAGAGTGGTTGGCACGTCTACATGCGACATTATCATAGGTGGAAAAGAAATAGGTCTTATAGAAGGTGTGTCTGGCATAGCTCAAGACTCTGTGATTCCAGGCTATGTAGGGATTGAAGGAGGACAAAGCGCAGTGGGAGATCTGTTCAAATGGTTTGTTGAAGGAGTATTGGGAAAGCAAGCGGACTATCATGCTGCTTTGTGTGATAAAGCCGCAAAGCTTGAGGTCGGAGAGTCTGGTTTAGTTGCACTGGATTGGAATAATGGGAACAGAAATATATTGCTTGATGCTCACTTGAGTGGACTAATACTTGGACAATCTTTATTTACTCAAGATTATGAGATCTATCGAGCGTTGTTAGAAGGCTCGGCTTTTGGCGCATTGAAAATTATAGATCAGATACAAAATGCCGGAGTACCGATAAAAAAGATAATATGCACGGGAGGGATACCACAGAAAAACTCCTTGCTGATGCAGATATACGCGGATGTATTTGATCGACCTGTATATGTGCCTGATATGGAAGAAAATGTCGCTTATGGAGCTGCCATTATAGCTGCCGCGGCTATCAAAGATAATGAAGGCCGGAGCAGGTCTATTTTACAAATACAAGAAACGTATTTAGGCCAATCGCAAATGGTGTACTACCCAATAAAAACAAATGTGGAGTCATACAAGAGGCTATATGGTCTATACACACAATTGCATGATGCGTTTGGTCGTGAAGGCATACCTCATGACATGTTTGGTGTGATGAAAGAGCTGATCAAATTGAAAAATAGTGTGAAAAAAAGCAGGCAATGA
- a CDS encoding aldose epimerase family protein — MKRLIAICMAFLCLQACESKRKQTTGYQLYQLENKNGLKLEITNLGGRIVSLQVPDNQGRLEDVVLGHSKLENYLEGEAYFGALIGRFANRIRKGKFFIGDEEYTLPINNGENTLHGGLNGLHNVIWDVVEIEGGQGLMLSYLSKDGEEGFPGNLDIKVIYRLNDNDAVEIEYRAVSDQVTPVNLTNHAFFNLTGAGKDEILGHELFINADYFTPVDKGLIPTGEIKTLDNSPLDFRLMTPIGARIDAEDEQLTYGQGYDHNYCLNRASTGLEVAAKVFEPVSGRLMTVFTTAPGLQFYSGNFLNGSDIGKEDLSYEYRTAFCLETQLYPDSPNQPDFPNAMLNPGEVFQSTTVYQFETVDAREELGAI, encoded by the coding sequence ATGAAAAGGTTAATTGCAATCTGCATGGCATTCTTGTGCCTGCAGGCATGTGAATCAAAGAGAAAGCAAACGACTGGCTATCAGCTTTATCAACTTGAGAATAAAAATGGGCTTAAATTGGAAATAACGAATTTGGGGGGACGAATAGTGTCTCTCCAAGTTCCTGACAATCAAGGTCGACTCGAAGATGTTGTGTTGGGCCATAGCAAGTTAGAAAATTATTTAGAAGGTGAGGCTTACTTTGGGGCGTTGATAGGGCGGTTTGCAAATAGAATTCGCAAAGGAAAGTTTTTTATTGGTGATGAAGAGTATACTTTGCCCATAAATAACGGTGAAAATACACTGCATGGAGGACTTAACGGACTTCATAATGTGATATGGGATGTAGTGGAGATTGAGGGAGGTCAAGGCCTTATGCTTAGCTACTTGAGTAAAGACGGAGAAGAAGGTTTTCCAGGCAATTTGGATATAAAGGTAATTTATCGCTTGAATGACAATGACGCGGTAGAGATTGAGTATAGGGCTGTCTCGGATCAAGTTACTCCTGTCAACCTTACTAATCATGCATTTTTTAATTTGACAGGAGCTGGGAAAGATGAGATTTTAGGACATGAATTGTTTATTAATGCGGATTATTTTACCCCCGTGGATAAAGGTTTGATTCCGACGGGAGAAATTAAAACACTGGACAACTCTCCTTTGGACTTTAGGTTAATGACTCCTATAGGCGCTAGAATAGATGCGGAAGATGAGCAGTTAACGTATGGACAGGGGTATGATCATAATTACTGTCTGAATAGAGCGTCAACAGGATTGGAAGTGGCCGCAAAGGTATTTGAGCCTGTGTCAGGACGTTTAATGACAGTGTTTACAACAGCTCCTGGCTTGCAATTTTATTCGGGAAACTTTCTTAACGGCTCTGATATAGGCAAAGAAGATCTTTCTTATGAGTATAGAACTGCTTTTTGTCTAGAGACTCAGTTGTATCCTGATTCTCCTAATCAGCCCGACTTCCCTAATGCTATGTTAAACCCTGGTGAAGTTTTTCAATCCACGACTGTTTATCAGTTTGAGACCGTGGATGCAAGAGAAGAGTTAGGAGCCATTTAG
- a CDS encoding MGH1-like glycoside hydrolase domain-containing protein, giving the protein MNKFLIIYLMMFGTVSSILAQEIKVNDPFLQIEAGITDPLFTTYAASMERSRLYGDKAYKMVHYKLNEPIHYESDQAGRIANLWVVDQLVIDEVGKFYKKPVVKASFPDMMTMEYSPYPGIDVQETFLVKSSQVAIVDMQITNTSDKDHLVDLYPLFEMGNDSLHVKNFDKQSQAYITERNEGLWRLISGLYKGHGYPTDVREVFAGNFEPRTYGAIKGRVPDFYNTVKIDRYAEVQEAWLNHAEDVMVDFIAINKRIKLEAGDSENVRYIRGYQDQKEDLQELLAEVEIAKNEPLQPYIDANVELFAQTPRIDFETQDEKLVYLGSLNLARGCMLPPSGETAYNYYVFSRNPVWGWGHGHQVLHESISMIAYALMDPVSAQNSQRVYMEQQFDDGLIAYRHGPRGPQTYPHKGMPTTSAPFYSWINWNIYKVSQDKDFLQDAFDSGEKYVQWLIKNRDKDQDGTFEWGPYGIIENVRDWYNVVFQMSYERYLDVDSEDISDELECLDLSAMVAKEMKMLELMATELGNKKGSKKWKKAYDELAGLINTMMWDEDTEFYYNVDDQDHSFVYRGVKDLKRQEIIGFLPMWAGFASEERADKLVKQLTDPEKFWREYGIPTVAADDPGYSNVVDYCCKWNGPVWLLWNYMVYEGLRDYNYHDQADELAEIMMKAVTTQLSKNHNFWESFSPDHDVLDSPTNYIWDAIMAKVLQDYYEHKSATASSLD; this is encoded by the coding sequence ATGAATAAGTTCTTAATAATATACTTAATGATGTTTGGAACAGTATCATCAATATTGGCGCAAGAAATTAAGGTTAATGATCCTTTTTTGCAAATAGAAGCTGGAATTACAGATCCATTATTTACTACCTATGCCGCGAGCATGGAGAGGTCACGTTTGTATGGAGATAAAGCATACAAAATGGTTCATTATAAATTAAATGAACCGATACATTATGAAAGTGATCAAGCCGGAAGAATAGCAAATTTGTGGGTAGTTGATCAGTTAGTTATCGATGAGGTGGGCAAGTTTTATAAAAAACCTGTGGTGAAAGCTTCATTTCCGGATATGATGACCATGGAATACTCTCCATATCCTGGCATTGATGTGCAGGAAACGTTTTTGGTGAAAAGCTCTCAGGTCGCTATCGTGGATATGCAGATTACCAATACATCTGATAAAGACCATTTGGTAGATTTATATCCATTGTTTGAAATGGGGAATGACTCTCTGCATGTTAAGAACTTTGATAAACAGAGTCAGGCATACATAACGGAAAGAAATGAAGGTTTATGGCGATTGATTAGCGGGTTGTATAAAGGCCATGGATATCCTACGGATGTAAGAGAAGTATTTGCCGGTAATTTTGAGCCTAGAACTTATGGCGCGATAAAAGGCAGAGTCCCTGATTTTTACAATACGGTGAAGATTGACCGTTACGCTGAAGTCCAGGAAGCTTGGCTAAATCATGCTGAAGACGTAATGGTTGATTTTATTGCGATTAATAAACGAATAAAGTTGGAAGCAGGTGATAGTGAAAATGTTCGCTATATCAGAGGTTATCAGGATCAAAAAGAAGATTTGCAGGAGTTGTTGGCAGAAGTCGAAATTGCTAAAAATGAGCCTTTACAACCCTATATTGATGCTAATGTAGAACTATTCGCTCAGACGCCTAGAATAGATTTCGAGACTCAGGATGAAAAATTGGTGTACTTAGGCTCTCTCAATCTGGCTAGAGGTTGCATGTTGCCTCCTTCTGGAGAGACCGCTTATAATTATTATGTGTTTTCAAGAAATCCTGTGTGGGGATGGGGGCATGGACATCAGGTATTGCATGAATCTATTTCTATGATTGCATATGCGCTTATGGACCCTGTTTCAGCTCAAAACTCGCAAAGAGTATATATGGAACAACAGTTTGATGACGGCTTAATTGCATATCGACATGGACCTCGCGGACCTCAGACATATCCTCATAAAGGAATGCCAACGACTTCAGCGCCTTTTTACAGTTGGATCAATTGGAACATATACAAGGTGAGCCAAGATAAGGATTTTCTACAAGATGCATTTGACTCAGGAGAAAAGTATGTTCAATGGTTGATAAAAAATAGAGACAAGGATCAAGATGGAACATTCGAGTGGGGACCTTATGGTATTATTGAAAATGTGAGAGATTGGTATAATGTCGTTTTTCAAATGTCTTATGAGAGGTATTTGGATGTGGATAGTGAAGATATTTCTGATGAGTTGGAATGTCTGGATTTATCAGCTATGGTTGCCAAGGAAATGAAGATGCTGGAGCTTATGGCTACAGAGCTTGGAAATAAAAAAGGATCAAAAAAATGGAAAAAAGCATATGATGAGTTGGCTGGCCTGATCAATACCATGATGTGGGATGAAGATACAGAGTTTTATTACAATGTGGACGATCAGGATCATTCATTTGTATACAGAGGAGTTAAAGATTTAAAGCGTCAAGAGATTATTGGATTTTTGCCTATGTGGGCAGGCTTTGCTTCAGAGGAAAGAGCTGATAAATTGGTTAAGCAGTTGACTGATCCGGAGAAGTTTTGGAGGGAGTATGGCATTCCGACTGTCGCCGCTGATGATCCGGGATATAGCAATGTGGTGGATTATTGTTGCAAATGGAATGGACCTGTGTGGTTGTTATGGAACTACATGGTGTATGAAGGCTTGCGAGATTACAACTATCATGATCAAGCGGATGAGTTGGCTGAGATCATGATGAAAGCAGTTACTACACAGTTATCAAAAAATCATAATTTTTGGGAATCTTTTAGCCCGGATCATGATGTGCTTGACAGCCCTACAAATTATATATGGGATGCTATTATGGCAAAGGTGCTTCAGGATTATTATGAACATAAGTCAGCTACGGCTAGCTCTTTGGACTAG